CTACCTGAGCCGCTATCACCCCGACCCCGCGATCGGTGATGCCGATCTGATCGCGCGCGACATGGCCGCGTACAAGATGCCGAGCAAGCGGTCGCTGTACGGGTTCATGAAGTCGTGGAACAACCCGGAGCATCCGCGGCACTGGCCGTGGGTGTACCGGTCGTTCAAGGGCAACCCACCGCAGGCGTTCGTGCGCAACCCGTACTACTTCGTGGTCGACACGGCGGGCAACCAGTTGCCGTACGTCGATCGAATGCAGTTCGACGTGCAGGACGGCAAGCTGCTGGCGTTGACGGCCGCCAACGGTGGCGCGTCGATGCAGGGGCGGCACATCCGCTTCGGCGACTACACCGAGTTGATGAGCCGCCGCGAGATCGCCGGCACGCGCGTGCTGCACTGGTACCCTGCCAGCAGCAGCGTGTGGGTGATCAACCCAAACCTGAACCGTCGCGTGGACCCGGCCGAACCGTCGACGAAACACAAGGCCGCGCTGCTGTCCGACAAGCGGTTTCGTCAGGCGATGTCGATCGCGATCGACCGGCAAAAGATCATTCGCGCCGAACAGTCTGGCGTCGGCACGCCGTCGCAAGTCACCCCCCCGCCTGGCTCACCGTTCTACAGCGAACGTCTCGCCAACGCGTTCATCGAATACGATCCCGACCGCGCCCGGGCAATGCTCGACGAGATCGGTTTGACGCAGCGCGACAGCGAGGGCTACCGCACGTTCCCCGATGGCTCGCGGATGACGTTCTACCTCGACTTCACGGCCTACACGGGCATTGGCCCCGCGCAGTTCGTGGTGGACGACTGGGCCAACGTGGGCGTGCGTACGGTGATCCGCGAGCGGGCGCGCCCGCTGTTCTACACCGAAAAAGACGCGATGAACTTCGACTTCAACGTCTGGGGCGCCGAGAGCGAGTACTTCCCGCTGGTCCTCAGTCGTTATTTCATCCCGTACAACACCGAGTCGTTCTACGCGGTCGGCTGGGGCCGCTGGTACCAGCGCGGCGGGTTCTACGGCAACCCGAACGCCAACATCGCCGGTTGCATTCCGGTGCCGCGCGATCACCCGATGTTCGAGTCGATCAGCCTCTTCGAACGGGCGATCCAGACGCCCGACCTGGCGACGCAGAAGCAGCTGATGTCTCGCGTGTTCGAGATTGCGGCCGAGAATACGTGGTCGATCAACATCGCCAGTGCGCCGCCCGTACCGATCGTGGTAAGCAAGGACATGCGCAACGTGCCACGGGTCGCGCTCTGGGGCAACGCCTTCTCCACACCGTCCAACGCGGGCATCGAGACCTACTACTTCGAGAACCCGCGCATGTCGCCCGGTGCGGTCGCCGACGCGCGGGCGTCGATCGTTACGCCCATGCTGCGTCCCGGCAGCGTGAACGCCAGCGGGGCCGCGACGACGGGTTCCACCGTCGGTACGACCGTGCGCTGGCTGATCATCGCCGGTGGCCTGCTACTGCTGACGATGGTCGCGGTGCGGCATCCGTTCATCGGGCGGCGACTGCTGATCATGGTGCCCACGCTGGCGATCATCTCGGTCGTCGTCTTCGCGATCATCCAGATGCCGCCGGGCGACTTCCTGACCACGCGCGTCATGCTGCTGCAGGAAAACGGTGACCCCGCCAACGAGCAGGCGATCGCCGACCTGCGACAGCTGTTCCACTACGACGAACCGCAGTGGAAGCTCTACGCGCGCTGGAGCGGCCTGATGTGGTTTACCACCTTCAACCCCGCCGACCAGGGCCTCTTGCAGGGCAACCTCGGACGATCGATGGAAACCCAGCAGCCGATCAACAACATGGTCGGCGACCGCATCATGCTCACGATCGTCATTTCGCTGGCGACGATCGTCTTCACCTGGCTCATCGCTTTGCCGATCGGCATCTACTCGGCCGTGCGGCAATACTCGCTGGGCGACTACGTGCTGACGCTCGCCGGCTTCGTGGGCATGTGCATTCCGGCGTTCCTGCTGGCGCTGGTGCTGATGGCGATCAGCGGCGTGTCGGGCCTCTTCTCACCCGAGTTCGCGGCACAGCCCGAATGGGACTGGGCCAAGACGCGCGACTTGCTTAAGCACATCTGGATCCCGATCCTCGTGCTGGGCGTCGGCGGCACCGCAGGCATGATCCGCGTGATGCGGGCCAACCTGCTCGACGAGTTGAAACGCCCCTACGTCACCACCGCCATGGCCAAGGGCGTACGGCCGACGAAATTGCTGCTGAAGTACCCCGTTCGCCTGGCGCTCAACCCGTTCATCAGCGGCATCGGTGGGCTGTTTCCACAGTTGATCAGCGGTGGCGCGATCGTGTCGATGGTGCTGGCGCTGCCGATGGTTGGCCCGCTGTTGCTGCAGGCGCTGTTCAACGAAGATATGTACCTCGCCGGCTCGATGTTGATGGTGCTTAGCCTGCTCGGCGTGGTCGGAACGCTCGTCAGCGATTTGCTGTTGCTCTGGCTCGACCCCCGCATTCGCTTTGAAGGAGGCAGCCGATGAGCCTCGCCACGCCCCCCACCCCACCGCCGACCTCCACCCCGATCGCCACCCCGCCGGCCACCGGTCTAGCGACGGCGGCGATCGACCGTAAGAAGGACGTTGCGCGGCTGAGCCAGTGGCAGTTGATCCGCATCAACTTCGCCAAGCACAAGTTGGCCGTCTGGTCGCTGAACCTGCTGGTGTTGCTATACGCCGTGGCGGCGTTCAGCGAGTTCGTCGCGCCGTCGACCTCGCAGCACAGCGACCTCGCCCATCAGTATTGCCCGCCGCAACTGCCGCGCTGGAACTGGGAACACGGCCTGCACGCGCGCGAGATGCGCCAGCACCTGGACCCGGTCACCCTGCGTCGCACTTATACCGAGTCGCCGGATGACGTGATCCCGCTCGGCTTCTTCGTAAAGGGCCAGTCGTACGAGCTTTGGGGCTTGGTCAACGCCGAACGGCATCTTTTCGGGGCCAAGCCCGCGCCCGACGGCACGCCGCGCAACGTTTACTTCATGGGCGCCGACCGCTACGGCCGCGATCTGCTGAGCCGCATCGTGTACGGGGCGCGCATCTCGCTGTCGGTCGGACTGATCGGCATCGCGTTCACGTTCGTGTTCGGCATGGCGATCGGTGGCGTCTCCGGCTACATCGGCGGGCGGGCTGACACGGTCATCCAGCGCGTGATCGAGGTCATCAACGCCTTGCCGCAGCTGCCCCTCTGGATCGCATTGGGCGCGATGATGCCGACCGACTGGTCGCCGTTGACCGGTTACTTTGCGATCACCATCGCGCTGAGCCTGCTCGGCTGGACCGGCCTGGCCCGCGTGGTGCGCGGCAAGATCCTCTCGCTGCGCGAGGAGGACTACGCCATGGCCGCCCGCCTGCTGGGCGCCAGCCATACGCGCATCCTGGCCCGCCACCTGCTGCCGGGCTTTACCAGCCACATCATCGTAGCGCTGAGCCTGAGCGTGCCCGGCATGATCCTCGGCGAAACTTCGCTGAGCTTTCTGGGCCTGGGCCTGCGTCCGCCGATCGTGAGCTGGGGCGTGCTGCTGCAGGATTGCATGGACGTGCAGGCCGTGCGCTACTACCCCTGGCTGTTGACGCCCGTGCTGACGATCGTGGCGACCGTGCTCTGCTTCAACTTCGTCGGCGATGGCCTCCGCGACGCGGCCGACCCTTACGCGTCGCGGTAGAGCGAAGCACTTTGAAGCACGAATGCACGAATCGCACGAAGAGATTGCTGATTTACTATGGCCGACCCAACCGACAACGTCCTTTCCGTTCGCGACCTGCGGGTGGTTTTCAGTGGCATTCAGGGTGAGACGCAGGCGGTGCGCGGCGTCAGCTTCGACCTGCCTCGCGGCAAGACGCTGGCACTGGTCGGTGAGAGCGGGTCGGGCAAGAGCGTCACGAGTTACTCGATCCTGCGCCTCATCCAGCCACCCGGACGGATCGCCGGGGGGCAGATCTTGTTCCGGTCGAAGGACGGCAGCGCGCCGATCGATATTGCGAAGCTGGATGCCAAGAGCGACGCGCTCTACCAGATTCGCGGCGACAAGATCAGCATGATCTTTCAGGAACCGATGACCGCCCTGTCACCCGTGCACACGATCGGCAACCAGGTCACCGAGGCGATCCGCCTGCACCGCAAGGTGACCCAGAAGGAGGCCGACGACATCGCCGCCGACATGCTGACGCGCGTGGGCATCACCGAGGTGCGCCGCCGGCTGAAGCAGTATCCGTTCGAGTTCAGCGGCGGCATGCGGCAGCGCGTGGTCATCGCGATGGCGCTGGTCTGCCGACCGGAAATCCTGATCGCCGACGAGCCGACCACCGCGCTCGACGTCACCGTGCAGGCGCAGATCCTGCGGTTGATCAACGAGCTGCGCGAGCAGCTGAACACGAGCGTGCTGTTCATCACCCACGACCTCGGCGTGGTCGCGCAGGTGGCCGACGAGGTGGCCGTGATGAAGCACGGACGCATCGTCGAACGCGCAGGCGTGCGCGATCTGTTCCGCAACCCGATGCACCCGTACACGAAGCAGTTGCTGGCAGCGGTGTCGCTTGAAAAGCCCGCGGACCCCATATCGCCAGCAGCGTGCGACATCGATTTGCCGCCCATCACCGGTTGGCAGTTCGACGAGCCCGACCACGCCGCCACCCCCGAGTTGCACACGATCGACGGCACGCGGCACCTGCTGCTGTGGCCCACCCAGGAAGTGCAGGAGCGATCGGTATGACGACGATGACCACCCCCGCCGCCCCGCCGCTGCACAGCAACCGCCACGCCGGCGACGACCCGCTGCTGCTGCGCGTACGCAACCTCAGCAAGCACTACGGCAGCGCCAAATCCGGCAACCTGATGAAGGCGCTCGACGACGTCACGTTCAACGTCGCGCGCGGCGAGACACTCGGCATCGTCGGTGAGAGCGGCTCGGGCAAGACCACCTGCGCCCGCGCTGTCCTGCGTGCCGTCGATCCCACCGCTGGCGAGGCGCTTTTCAACAACCGCGGCCGCACGGTCGACCTGGCAAAGCTGTCGCACCGGCAGCTCAAGCCGTTGCGCCAGGAGATGCAGATGGTCTTCCAGGACCCGTTCGCCTCGCTGAACCCCCGCATGACGGTCGGCGACATCATCGCCGAGCCGCTGGTCATCCACGGCATCGGCAGCAAGGCCGAACGGCGCGACCGCGTGGCGGCGATGCTCGAGCGCGTCGGTTTGATTCCCGACCATGCCAGCCGATACCCCCACGCGTTCAGCGGCGGACAGCGGCAGCGCGTCGGCATCGCCCGCGCGCTAATCATGCGTCCCGCCCTGCTCGTGGCCGACGAGGCCGTCAGCGCGCTCGACGTCTGCGTGCGCGCCCGCGTGCTCGAACTGCTGCGCGAGCTGCGGGCCGAGTTCGGCCTGACCATGATGTTCGTCAGCCACGACCTCAGCGTCATCCGCCACATCTGCGACCGCGTAATGGTCATGTACCGCGGCCGTATCATGGAGATGGGCGACGTCGAACAGGTCTTCAACAACCCCCAGCACGCCTACACGAAGGTGCTGCTGTCGGCCATCCCGCACCCCGACCCCGACCGCAAGATGCAGCCGCTGACGGTGGAATCGCTGACGCCCGAACAGCTTCAGCCACTGCCGATGATGGGCTGACGACCTGCGTGCGTTTGCGTTTTACGCGCTGGCGCAATCGCTTGGTCCGGTTATCCCAGTATCATGAAACCCCGCGACGGCATCACCCGGCCCAACTGGTACGACACCGCCTCCGTCCCGCAGTTCACCCCGCCGCCGCCCGGCGAAACGCACGCCGACGTCGTCATCGTGGGCGCCGGCATCTCCGGCCTGACGACCGCTTACCTGCTCGCCAAAGAGGGCCAGCGCGTGATCGTGCTGGACGAGGGCCCCATCGCCTCCGGCCAGACCGGCCGCACCAGCGCCCACTTGGCCAGCGAGAACGACGACCGTTTCTACGAGATCGAACGAATGTTCGGCGAGGCCGGCGCCAAGGTCGCCTACGAGTCGCACGCGGCCGCGATCGACCTGATCGAACAGATCGCGCGCGACGAGAAAATCGACTGCGACTTTGCGCGCGTGCCCGCGTACCTCTTTTCCCTGCCGACCGACCCGCCGGACATTCTCGAGCGCGAGACCGCCGCCGCCCACCGCGCGGGGCTGACGGATGCTCAGCGGTTCGAGCGCATCACGCTCTGCGGCTACGAGACGGGCCCGTGCATTCGCTTCGGCAACCAGGGGCGATTTCACCCGCTGAAGTACATCGCCGGTTTAGCTCAGGCGGCCGAGCGACTTGGGGTGCAGATCTACACCGGTTGCCGCGTGACCGACGTCAGCGGCGCCAACCCGTCCAAGGGCGAGCCGGTGCGTGCCACGATCGACACCGGTGGCCCCACCGTCACCGCCAACGCCGCCGTCGTCGCCACCAACACGCCATCGCCCATCAACGACTGGCTCGGCATCTACACGAAGCAAGCCGCCTACCGCACCTACATGGTCGGCCTGCGCGTTCGCCGCGGCCTGATCGACGACGCGCTCTACTGGGACACCGGCGACCCCTACCACTACGTTCGCCTGCAGGGCCAGGGCATCGACGACGACTACGACGTGCTGCTGGTGGGCGGCGAGGACCACAAGACGGGCCAGATGCCGCCGGGCGCCATTCCATTCAAGAAACTGGAGGACTGGGCGCGCGAGAAGTTCCCGATGGTCGAAGACGTCGTCTACCGCTGGTCCGGCCAGGTGCAGGAGCCGAGCGATGCGCTCGGCTACATCGGACGTGCGCCGACGAAGGGGCAGAACGTCTTCGTCATCACCGGCGACAGCGGCATGGGCCTCACCCACGGCACGCTCGGCGCCAAACTCGTCACCGACCTCATTCGCGGCCGCGAGAACCCGTGGACGGAGACCTACGACCCCACGCGCAAGCCCACCCACAGCCTCGGCGAATACGTCAGCGAGAACCTGAACACCGCCGCCCAATACGTCGACCTGGTCACCGGTAGCGATGTGCCGAACGAGGAAGCAATCGCGCCCAACAGCGGCGCCGTGATGCGCGACGGCCTGTCGAAGACGGCCGTCCATCGCGACAACCTTGGACAGATCCATAAGTGCTCGGCACTCTGCACGCACCTGAAGGGCGTCGTCCAGTGGAACGAGATCGAGCAAACCTGGGACTGCCCCGCCCACGGCAGCCGATTCGACCCGAAGGGGAAAGTCGTCATGGGCCCAGCGGTGGATGATCTGCCGAAGGCATAGAGACAGCTATCAAACCTGTTCTCTTTGAGAAGATGAATTGGGTTTGGAACCACTGCCAGCCCGTCACCGGGCCGCGTGCAGGAAGTGAACGCGCCAGGCACTCTCTGATGGATCGCGCGCTGGCGTAAAGCATGTCATCCCGAGGGGAGCCTTGGCGACCTGAGGGATCTCCCACGGCCGTGAATCGCTCGTCGTTCGAGATCCCTCAGGTCGCCTTAGGCTCCCTTCGGGATGACAATCACCCAAATGGGCATTCGCTTTGATCCGACAGTCAGTACCTAACGTGCGCCGACCGTCCGAGCTGTCGATAAATCAACGACTCCCAGCACCTACGCCGCCACAACGGCCGGCTGGTAGCCACCGTTGGCGATGTAGGCCTTCAACGCGTCCAGCACCGTCGGGCAGATGCCGCCGCTGAGGGCGTTGCGGTTGAGGATGTCCATCACCACGTCATCCGCCAAATCCGGGCGGTACGGCCGTTTGGCGGTTAGCGCTTCGAACATATCCGCCACCGCCAGAATACGGTCGGCGGTCGATAGCTGGCTGGCGGTCAGCCCGCGGTGATAACCGGTCCCATCCAGCCGCTCGTGATGCGCCGCGGCCAGCGATGCCAGATGGCGGAAGCCGGCGACCTGCTGCAGGATGTGGAAGGTGTAGCCGGTGTGCTTGCGCATCAGCACGGTCTCCTCGGCCGTCAGCTTCGCAGGCTTGTCCAGGATCAAGTTCGACACGCCGAGCTTCCCCACGTCGTGCAGCAGCCCCGCCCGTCGGATGTCGCGCGTCTCGTTGGCGGTCATCCCCATCGTGGTCGCCAGCCCGGTGGCGATCTTGCTGACGCCTTCCGAATGCCGGAACGTCCACGGGCTCTTAGCGTCGATGACCTGTGCGAACCCGTACGCGATGCGGTCGAGCGTCGGCTCGTCCACTGCCAGCGTCTGCTCCGCAGGCTCGAACGCCGTCACGGCACCGCTGATGTCCTCGCGCGCGAACGTGCGCCAGAACGTCTCGTCATTCCGAAACGCATCCATCGCGTCGACCAACTCAGGATCGAACCATGTGCCCCGCCGGGCGTGGGCCATATCGTACGCGGCGTCAATTCCGTGGGAGGTCGCAAACACCTCGACGGTCTGCGACAGACCCAGGATGCGCGCCAACAGCGGGATCGCGTCGCCGCGCAGTCCGTCCGGGTGCCCGCGGCCATCCCAATGCTCATCGAGTGCGCGAATCGCGACGGCGGTGGCGTCGGGCAGGTGCAGGTCTCGTGCAATCTTGGCGCCGCGCTCGCAGCGCATCTCGATCAGCTCGCGCCCGATGTTCAGCCCCGCCATCGCGACCTTCGTCAGCTGCGTCGCCTTCTGCAGGATCGATCCGCCCGGCGCCACGTTGCGCGCGATGTACCCCAGCCGTGGGCCGACGCTGGCGATGTCGACGGTCTTCGACGCCATCTTGGTCACGTGATCGTCGGCCCCGAACAGGTAGCACATCTTCGACGCGTTGGTCGAACAGCCCAGGTCCTTCAGCAGCAGCCCGTAGAACAACGCCGAGCTCTCCGCCACTGGCAGCCGAAGCTGTTGCGCGATTCGCATGCCAAACAGGCAACTGCGACTGGCGTGCCCCTGCGGCTGCCCGCCGGTCAGGTCGAGCGCGTACGAGAGCGACGCGATGACCTCCGACAGGCGAATCAGCGTGGGATCGGCTTCCTGCAGCAATGCTTCGATGGGTACGGCGTTCATCGCGTTGCGCTCCTGTCGAACCGGTCGCGCAGCGCGTCCGGTAATAGCGGAGACGCTCGAGACGTTGGCCCTAGACCTGAAATCGACTGGCCATGAGGGTGACGCGATACAGCGGTCGCCTTTTCGCCCCTGAAGGTGCCAAACCGGCACGCGACGCGGCAGGATGTACCGGCTATGCCGGGCGTGCGCCTTTTAGGCTGGCGGACAGAACCCTGTCGACTCGCGCGCACTTGTCAATCCGAAGGGAGCCTAACGGCTACGAGACAAAACCTCGGCGCACTTCCAAAGCTGTCATCCCGAGGGGAGCGGTGGCGACCCGAGGGATCTCCCAATCTCCGGCGACGTCAGACAGATGAGATCCCTCAGGTCGCTACCGCTCCCTTCGGGATGACATCGGTGAATAGTCTCGCGACAGGGCTCCGTCCGCTAGCCTTATGGCGACCTGCGAAATCTCGAAACACGGAGGGTTCTCGGCCTTGGGAAATGGGTCAGGTCGCCAAGGCTCCCATCGGGATGACACGTTTTGATCAGTGCAGGGGCTTTGTCCGCCAACCTTCAGGCACGTTCGTTGTTCCGCACCGCGGCCTGATCCGTCAGCCGACCCAGCACCGATCGCGAGAGCGGGGTCTCGGCGTCGCGGCCCTTCACGGGGCGGTCGCCGGTGGCGTCGATGGGGTCGGGCAGGGCGCGGTTCATCAGGTCGCCGGCGAACGCGGCGAAGTTGGGGAACAGCTGTTGGACGGTCGCCCCGAGTTTGGCCGACAGCGTGAGCGTGAGGTCGGCGTCGCCGTGGACCAGCGCGTCGATGATGTTCGACGCGGCGCGTTCTGCCGACATGCTGGTGAACGGTAGCGAATCACTGATCTTGAACCACGCGTACTCCGCCGGCGCATTGCCACGCACCGTCACGTTGCGCGGGCTGCCGGTGCGCACCAGGCCGGGGTGCACGGTCGTCACGAGGATGTTCTCGCGGGCCAGCTCGTTGCGCATGGCGCGCGAGTAGCCGGTCAGCGCATGCTTGCCCGCGACGTACGACGCCATGTGTGGCGCTGGTATTAAGCCACCGATCGAGCTGATGTTCACGATTCGGCCTCCGCCGTTGGCGCGCATGTCGGGCAGCACCAGCTCGGTCAGCCGATACGCGGCCCAGAACGTGGTGTCGAGCATCGTGCGGTAGTCGGCCTCCTGCTGGTGCGCCGCCGGGGCCACGATCAGCTGCGATGCGTTGTTGATCAGCACGTCGATGGAACCCAGTTCGTTCCGCACGCGATCGACCAGGTTGGCCAACTGCTCCGGCACTGCGACGTCGCACGGCACCGCGAGTACTGCCGGCGCCACGGCCGACAGTTCCGCCTCCGCGCGCGACAGTTCATCCGCATCGCGCGCGCAGATTGCCAGCTTCGCGCCGCGCTCGGCCAGTTGGCGGGCCATCACCAGCCCCAGGCCGCGCGAGCCACCGGTGATCAGCACGACCTTGCCGTCCAAATCGAGCCGCCGCCCGCGCCGGGCCAGGAGCTTGGCCCCTTCCGCCGCGATCGCGGCGGCGCCGAGCGTGATGACGGCAGATCGCAGGAAGGAAGACGAGGAAGCGTTGTGGTGGCGTCGCATACTTGAACTCCGTTTCGGCCGCCGGGTCATGGGTGACGCTCTGGCCCCTCTCCCATGTACCCATGGGAGAGGTTAGGTGAGGGTGATTTGAACTACTGACGATTCAGTCAGTTCGAAGTCACCCTCACCCAAACCTCTCCCGGCGTACCTAGAGAGGGACCGGATCGCCCCGATGGGCGTCGTAAACACCGGGCACGTCGATCAGCATCTTGAGGCGCTTCCCACTCGGGGGGAACGGAGGATTTTCGCGCAGCGCCGAACCCCTTTGATTTCAGATTTTGCCGCACGTTCTCCCACCGCTCGTGACTAATCGCCGCCGTGCCGTCACAATCTCCGCCCATGGCGGTCAGTCAGGCGACGCAGCAGCAGCAGGCAACGGGGTTCGATCCGGACGTTTACCGAATGTCCGTCGGCGAGCACCTCGACGAGTTGCGCTCGCGCCTGATCAAGAGCTTGGTCGGCTTCATCATCGCGCTGGCGGTCTGCCTGTTCTTCGGCGCGACGGTGGTCAGCATCTTCTGCAAGCCGTTGATCGACGTGCTGCTGTCGCGCAACCTGAACGCGCAGCTGTTTTACAACAACGTCGCCGACGGGTTCGGGGTGTTCATCCAGATCAGCCTGATCTGCGCCGCGGTGCTGGCGTCGCCGATCATCGTCTACCAGCTCTGGCAGTTCGTGGCGGCCGGGCTGTACGCGCACGAGCGCAAGTACGTCACGCGCTACATGCCGCTGAGCATCGGGCTGCTGGTGAGCGGCATGGCGTTCGTCTACCTGTTCGTGCTGCCGTGGACGCTGCTGTTCTTCATCG
This region of Tepidisphaeraceae bacterium genomic DNA includes:
- a CDS encoding ATP-binding cassette domain-containing protein, which produces MTTMTTPAAPPLHSNRHAGDDPLLLRVRNLSKHYGSAKSGNLMKALDDVTFNVARGETLGIVGESGSGKTTCARAVLRAVDPTAGEALFNNRGRTVDLAKLSHRQLKPLRQEMQMVFQDPFASLNPRMTVGDIIAEPLVIHGIGSKAERRDRVAAMLERVGLIPDHASRYPHAFSGGQRQRVGIARALIMRPALLVADEAVSALDVCVRARVLELLRELRAEFGLTMMFVSHDLSVIRHICDRVMVMYRGRIMEMGDVEQVFNNPQHAYTKVLLSAIPHPDPDRKMQPLTVESLTPEQLQPLPMMG
- a CDS encoding FAD-dependent oxidoreductase, coding for MKPRDGITRPNWYDTASVPQFTPPPPGETHADVVIVGAGISGLTTAYLLAKEGQRVIVLDEGPIASGQTGRTSAHLASENDDRFYEIERMFGEAGAKVAYESHAAAIDLIEQIARDEKIDCDFARVPAYLFSLPTDPPDILERETAAAHRAGLTDAQRFERITLCGYETGPCIRFGNQGRFHPLKYIAGLAQAAERLGVQIYTGCRVTDVSGANPSKGEPVRATIDTGGPTVTANAAVVATNTPSPINDWLGIYTKQAAYRTYMVGLRVRRGLIDDALYWDTGDPYHYVRLQGQGIDDDYDVLLVGGEDHKTGQMPPGAIPFKKLEDWAREKFPMVEDVVYRWSGQVQEPSDALGYIGRAPTKGQNVFVITGDSGMGLTHGTLGAKLVTDLIRGRENPWTETYDPTRKPTHSLGEYVSENLNTAAQYVDLVTGSDVPNEEAIAPNSGAVMRDGLSKTAVHRDNLGQIHKCSALCTHLKGVVQWNEIEQTWDCPAHGSRFDPKGKVVMGPAVDDLPKA
- a CDS encoding HD domain-containing phosphohydrolase, producing the protein MNAVPIEALLQEADPTLIRLSEVIASLSYALDLTGGQPQGHASRSCLFGMRIAQQLRLPVAESSALFYGLLLKDLGCSTNASKMCYLFGADDHVTKMASKTVDIASVGPRLGYIARNVAPGGSILQKATQLTKVAMAGLNIGRELIEMRCERGAKIARDLHLPDATAVAIRALDEHWDGRGHPDGLRGDAIPLLARILGLSQTVEVFATSHGIDAAYDMAHARRGTWFDPELVDAMDAFRNDETFWRTFAREDISGAVTAFEPAEQTLAVDEPTLDRIAYGFAQVIDAKSPWTFRHSEGVSKIATGLATTMGMTANETRDIRRAGLLHDVGKLGVSNLILDKPAKLTAEETVLMRKHTGYTFHILQQVAGFRHLASLAAAHHERLDGTGYHRGLTASQLSTADRILAVADMFEALTAKRPYRPDLADDVVMDILNRNALSGGICPTVLDALKAYIANGGYQPAVVAA
- a CDS encoding ABC transporter ATP-binding protein, producing MADPTDNVLSVRDLRVVFSGIQGETQAVRGVSFDLPRGKTLALVGESGSGKSVTSYSILRLIQPPGRIAGGQILFRSKDGSAPIDIAKLDAKSDALYQIRGDKISMIFQEPMTALSPVHTIGNQVTEAIRLHRKVTQKEADDIAADMLTRVGITEVRRRLKQYPFEFSGGMRQRVVIAMALVCRPEILIADEPTTALDVTVQAQILRLINELREQLNTSVLFITHDLGVVAQVADEVAVMKHGRIVERAGVRDLFRNPMHPYTKQLLAAVSLEKPADPISPAACDIDLPPITGWQFDEPDHAATPELHTIDGTRHLLLWPTQEVQERSV
- a CDS encoding ABC transporter permease codes for the protein MSLATPPTPPPTSTPIATPPATGLATAAIDRKKDVARLSQWQLIRINFAKHKLAVWSLNLLVLLYAVAAFSEFVAPSTSQHSDLAHQYCPPQLPRWNWEHGLHAREMRQHLDPVTLRRTYTESPDDVIPLGFFVKGQSYELWGLVNAERHLFGAKPAPDGTPRNVYFMGADRYGRDLLSRIVYGARISLSVGLIGIAFTFVFGMAIGGVSGYIGGRADTVIQRVIEVINALPQLPLWIALGAMMPTDWSPLTGYFAITIALSLLGWTGLARVVRGKILSLREEDYAMAARLLGASHTRILARHLLPGFTSHIIVALSLSVPGMILGETSLSFLGLGLRPPIVSWGVLLQDCMDVQAVRYYPWLLTPVLTIVATVLCFNFVGDGLRDAADPYASR
- a CDS encoding SDR family oxidoreductase, with the translated sequence MRRHHNASSSSFLRSAVITLGAAAIAAEGAKLLARRGRRLDLDGKVVLITGGSRGLGLVMARQLAERGAKLAICARDADELSRAEAELSAVAPAVLAVPCDVAVPEQLANLVDRVRNELGSIDVLINNASQLIVAPAAHQQEADYRTMLDTTFWAAYRLTELVLPDMRANGGGRIVNISSIGGLIPAPHMASYVAGKHALTGYSRAMRNELARENILVTTVHPGLVRTGSPRNVTVRGNAPAEYAWFKISDSLPFTSMSAERAASNIIDALVHGDADLTLTLSAKLGATVQQLFPNFAAFAGDLMNRALPDPIDATGDRPVKGRDAETPLSRSVLGRLTDQAAVRNNERA
- a CDS encoding ABC transporter substrate-binding protein, translating into MSNVIRAAIRVLVVCVGIVVALWVCAWLLRPNTSDRPVAVAPEVAAEAERERAALFDPNNTPSLHRKEHVEPTGESPLLADLVKDGKLPPLKERLPDEPTVMAGVDGIGKYGGTWLRLANGPEDVSIISYRLSGAYLVRWSPLGYPIEPHIAKSLESSPDKKEWTVTLRKGMRWSDGAAYTADDIMYWWEAEANNKHLNAIPPTWMQIGGKAGRVEKLNEYQVKFVFPLSNALFAETLASTGVVCDTPKHYLSRYHPDPAIGDADLIARDMAAYKMPSKRSLYGFMKSWNNPEHPRHWPWVYRSFKGNPPQAFVRNPYYFVVDTAGNQLPYVDRMQFDVQDGKLLALTAANGGASMQGRHIRFGDYTELMSRREIAGTRVLHWYPASSSVWVINPNLNRRVDPAEPSTKHKAALLSDKRFRQAMSIAIDRQKIIRAEQSGVGTPSQVTPPPGSPFYSERLANAFIEYDPDRARAMLDEIGLTQRDSEGYRTFPDGSRMTFYLDFTAYTGIGPAQFVVDDWANVGVRTVIRERARPLFYTEKDAMNFDFNVWGAESEYFPLVLSRYFIPYNTESFYAVGWGRWYQRGGFYGNPNANIAGCIPVPRDHPMFESISLFERAIQTPDLATQKQLMSRVFEIAAENTWSINIASAPPVPIVVSKDMRNVPRVALWGNAFSTPSNAGIETYYFENPRMSPGAVADARASIVTPMLRPGSVNASGAATTGSTVGTTVRWLIIAGGLLLLTMVAVRHPFIGRRLLIMVPTLAIISVVVFAIIQMPPGDFLTTRVMLLQENGDPANEQAIADLRQLFHYDEPQWKLYARWSGLMWFTTFNPADQGLLQGNLGRSMETQQPINNMVGDRIMLTIVISLATIVFTWLIALPIGIYSAVRQYSLGDYVLTLAGFVGMCIPAFLLALVLMAISGVSGLFSPEFAAQPEWDWAKTRDLLKHIWIPILVLGVGGTAGMIRVMRANLLDELKRPYVTTAMAKGVRPTKLLLKYPVRLALNPFISGIGGLFPQLISGGAIVSMVLALPMVGPLLLQALFNEDMYLAGSMLMVLSLLGVVGTLVSDLLLLWLDPRIRFEGGSR